The genomic region GCCCATATTGATACACACCTTGACAAGTTTAGGCACTTGCATTACATTGCCGTAATTAAACTTATCCTTTAAGGATTTTACTATATTATCTTTATACAATTGTTTAAACATATCAACCTAATCTATCACTTCTCCAGAAACTTTTGCAAAACGCACTTTTCTACCATCTATAATCTTAAATCCTACTTTAGTTGGAGTTTTACACTTAGGATCCAATATTGCAACATTGGATACATCAATAGCTAACTCTTTATTCAATATACCACCACCACTACCAGCTCTTGGTTTAGTATGTCTCTTACACACATTTACGCCAGAAACAACTACTTTCTTTTTAGCATCACGTATTATAACTTTGATTACCTTACCAATTTTTCTCTTATCTTTACCAGTTAAAACTATAATATCATCACCACTTTTTATTTTAGCACTCATTATAAAACCTCATCAGCTAATGACATTATTTTCATAAAAGAACCAGATAATAACTTTTTTACTGGACCAAACACCCGAGTGCCAAGTGGTTCACCTTGATCATTAATTAAAACCACAGCATTGCTAGAAAAACGAATTACAGAACCATCAGATTTCTTAACACTATTTTTTACTCTAACAACAACTGCTTTATACACTTTTCCTTTTTCAACTTTACCTTTTGGGTTAATGGACTTAGTAGATATAATAATCGTATCACCTACAGATGCAGATTTCCTACCACCTAACAAGCCAATACAAAGCACTGCACGCGCACCAGAATTATCAGCTACTTCTAACAATGTATTTTTTTGAATCATATAAATACCTATTCCTTTTTAGCTATTGATAACAACCCATTTTTTAGTAACAGAAATAGGCTTATGTTCCTTTATTAAAACCCTATCTCCCTTTTTGCAACTATTATTCTCATCATGTGCTGTATACTTCTTGTATTTTTTAATAACTTTTTTATACAGCCTATCCTTATACACTTGTAACACCGAAACCTTTACAGTCTTATCAGACTCAGCATTAGTTACGACACCACAAAAAACCTTCTTAGGCATTTTTCCCCTCTCTCTTTCTTCTATTTAATACAGTTAGACTACGAGCTATGCTCTTTCTTATTAAGCTAAAACGCGAAAAATTGTTGCACTGGCCCAGCTTTTTTTGAAAAGCCAAATTAACAAATTCTTTCCTAAAACTCACAAGAACTTCATGCAATTCTTTTGAAGATTTTGATTCAATTTCAACTATATCCATTGCAACTCCATTCAATTATGATTAGATATAAATTTACACTTCATAGGAAGCTTGGCAGTCGCCTTTTCAAGTGCCAACCTTGCTAAATGCATGGGAACATCACTGCTAATTTCAAACAAAACCCTGCCAGGCTTAGCTTTAAACACCCAAAATTCAACACTACCTTTCCCTTTACCCATACGTACATCTGCCGGCTTTTTACTAACCGGGGTATCAGGAAAAATTCTTATCCACACTTTACCAGAGCGTTTTAACGTTCTAGATATTACGCGCCTTGCAGTTTCAATATGCTTAGACTGAACCTTACCTACTTCCATAGCTTTTAATCCATAATCTCCAAAAGACAGCGTGCTACCACCCTTAGCATTACCCTTGATTCTCCCCTTAAATACCTTTTTATATTTACTCTTTTTGGGAACAAACATTTCAATATACCTTAACTACCAACATAAACCCAAACTTTAACTCCTATAATACCACATATAGTCTTCGCTTCACAAAAAGCATAATCTATATTAGCACGCAAAGTGTGTAAAGGCAAACGACCTTCTTTGTACCATTCAGTACGAGCTATTTCAGCTCCGCCAAGACGCCCAGAGCAACTTACTTTAATACCCTCAGCACCCATCTTCAAACAATTTTGAATAGCTTTTTTCATCGCTCTTCTACATGAAATCCTTTTTTCTAGCTGATGTGTAATACTCCTTGATATTAAAACTGCATCTATTTCAGACTTTTTAACTCCTACTACATTCACTTCGACACTACTTTCTACTTTTTTAGCTATTTTTTGCTTTATCTTCTCAACATCTAAACCTTTCTTACCTATTATAACTCCAGGCTTAGAAGAATGTATTATTACAGACACTAAATTAACTTTACGCTCTACAATTACTTTAGAAATACCAGCATGCTTAAAGGATTCATTTATATAACTGCGAATAAATAGATCGTGATGCAATTTCTGTTTATAATCGTCTGTAGCAAACCAAACAGAATCCCAGGTATTACTATTTACTCGTAATCTAAATACTTTAGGATTAACCTTCTGTCCCATATTTTTACACTTTCCCTATTAACTTTCCATTTCTATAAATCATACAATTTCTTTCAATTTTATAGTAATATTACTATAAAATTTACTCATTCTATTAGCCCTACCCATAGCTTTTGGATATACTCTACGCAAAGTAAGGGACTTACCTATTAAAATTTCCTTTATATATAAATTATCAATGTTCAATCCATAATTATTTTGAGCATTAGCAATTGCAGAATTCAACACCTTCATTATAAAACTAGCAGCTTTTTTTTCACAAAATCTTAATTGTACATTAGCAAAAGAAACTTTTTTATTACGTACTAAATCAGCAACCAAATTCAATTTGCGAGGAGTCGATCTTAAAACCCTAGAACCAGCCTCAACTATTATATCCCTATTTTTCATATCAATTACCTATCTTCTTGTTGCCTTTTTATCACCACCGTGCCCAGTAAATTTACGAGTAGGTGAAAATTCACCAAATTTATGACCTATCATATTCTGATTATCAACACTAACAGGAATGTAATCTTTACCATTATAAACAGCAAACTTTAAACCCAAACAATTAGGAAGAATTACAGAAGCCCTGGAATGAATTTTTATCACCTTATTAATAGAACCCTCTTTTGAAGCCCTCTGAACTAATCTTAGTACAGATGAATGTAAAAAAGGTGGTTTCCATACAGATCTACTCATAAATTAACCTTTCAATTTTTTTATATACTTATCACTAGATTTATTTTTTTTCCTAGTTTTCTTTCCTTTTGTTGCAACACCCCAAGGAGTAACAGGATGACGACCGCCAGAAGTTTTTCCCTCTCCACCTCCATGAGGGTGATCAATCGGATTCATTGCAACTCCACGCACAGCAGGTCTAATTCCAAGCCACCTACTTCTCCCAGCCTTACCCAGCTTTCTATTCTTATGATCAAGATTAGACACTACACCAATAGTAGCTTTACAAGAAGATAAAATCAACCTAACTTGACCAGATCTAAGCCGCAATAAAACATATTGACCATCACGACCAACAATTTGCGCACAACAACCCGCAGCTCTAGCAATTACAGCACCACCACCTGGCTTCAATTCAACGTTATGAACAAAAGAACCAACAGGTATATATTTCAACAACAAACAATTACCTGGCAGAATATCAGCATCATCTCCAGCTGTCACAACATCACCAGGCTTCATACCTTGAGGAGCTAATATATAAGATTTAATATCATCTTCCTTATATGATATTAATGCTAAAAACCCACTTCTATTTGGATCATACTCTATTTTCTCAACTATACCTTGATCACTTCTGTTACGTTTAAAATCTATAACTCTATACTTCTTCTTGTGACCACCACCCCTGTGACGAGTTGTAATTCTACCATGATTATTTCTTCCACCACTGGATTTCTTACCAAATACAAGAGACTTCTCCGGCTTATCTTTTGATAAACCAATTTTACTTATTAATATAGTCCCACGAGAAGACGGAGTAACAGGATTAAAAAATTTCATACCCATATTAAACGCTCATTATATCTAATTTTTGACCATCTATCAAAGAAAAATAAACCTTTTTTCTCTGTTTTTTACAACCAATCACACCCCTGAAACGTCTACATTTAGGTTTAACTCTAATAACATTTATAGAAGAAGTTCTGACATTAAATAAAGACTCTATTGCCGATTTTATTTGACGCTTATTTACATTTACAAAAACATACAAAGAGTATTTATTAAACTTCTCTCTTAAAAGAGAAGCCTTTTCTGTGATTACAGGAGATTTTATTATATTATTATATTTAATCATAACAATCTACCTTCAAGATGCTTTAAAGTGTCTTTTGTTAACATCACGCATTCATGATTCAATATATCAAAAACATTTAACCCAATAGGTTTGATTAAATCTACATAATGCAAATTTTTAGCAGCACGTAACAAATCATCTCCATAATCACCAACTATTAAAAAAGAAGAAAATTTAAAATTTTTAATATATTCACACATTTTAGATGTTTTCTTCACATCAACATTTAAACTATCAAGAACAATAACTTGATTATTTAAATATTTTAGAGATAAAGCAATTTTCAAACCAAATTTACGTAGTTTTTTATTAAGAGAATAAGCATGACTCCTCACAACAGGACCAAAAATAATTCCACCACCTCTAAACTGAGGAGATCGCAAGCTCCCCTGTCTAGCCCTACCGGTACGTTTTTGACCATACGGCTTAGCTGTTGTACCAGAAACATTACTGATACCCTTTGTTTTATGAGCACCAACTCTTCTCTTTGCTAATTGCCATCTCACTATATCATGCAAAATACTCAATTTTTGCTTGGCAGAAAATATCAAGGGATTAAGCTCAACACTACCTACATTATTATTAGATAGATCAACTAATTCACATTCCATAACTAACTCACCAAATTATTAGCATCATCACTCATATTCAACAGCAGACCTGCTGGAAAAGGAACATCTTTATGTAAAGGCTTTTTAACTGCATCTCTCACAAAAACATAAGAGTTTTTAAACCCAGGAACATTATTACCCTTTACAGCAATTATGCTATTTTCATAATCAATGGATAATATTTTCATATTCTGTACAGTTACTCTGCTATTACCTAAATGACCAGCCATTTTCTTCCCCTTGAATACTCTACCAGGATCTTGACATTGACCAGTAGAACCTTGTGATCTATGAGCAATAGAAACGCCATGAGATGCCCTAAGCCCACTGAAGTTATGCCGCTTCATCACACCAGCAAACCCTTTACCTAAAGAATAACCCGTAATGTCAAGATATTGACCAACTACAAAATGATTAACCCCCACCTTTTTACCACATTCTATTCCGAATAGATCAGTTAATCTACTTTCGTATAATTTACATTTACTATTTATACCCTTTTTCTTTAAATATTCCAACTGAGGTTTTGCTATTTTTTTTAAATCCCCCGTGCCTAAAATGACTGAATTGTAGCCACATTCATCTTGTCCTTTTATATCGATAATATAAGTTTCGCTGAGATGCAATAAGGTTACAGCCATGCGACTATTATCAGAATATATAGCAGTATGACCAATATTCGTCATTAACAAACCAAGTCTCCTCAGCAAATTTATTCTCTTCATTTCCCGCTCCTAAACCTTCACTTTCTTGACTTTTAAATCCACTTCTACACCAGCAGAAAAAGACAAACCTGTAAGCACCTGCATCATAGTAGGAGTAAGATCATGCAAGACAATTAAACGCTTAGAAATTCTCATTTCAAACTGTTCACGAGATTTTTTATCAACGTGAGGAGATCTATTAACAATAAATTTAGAATCTTTTCTTGGCAACGCAATCGGACCAGATAAATCTGCATTAAACTGCTTTAATTGATCAATAAACTCGCGAATACACTTTTCCAGCAAGGAACAATCGAAAGCTTTGATTTTAATATATATATCTTGCTTCATCTTAGTTATTATACTCATTCTAAAATTTCCGAAACAACGCCAGAACCAACAGTTCTACCACCTTCTCTTATCGCAAAACGTAATCCTTTATCCATTGCTATTGGTACTTTCAACTCCACTTCTATACTTACATTGTCCCCTGGCATTACCATCTCCTTTCCATCTAGCAATTTTATGCTCCCAGTTACATCCGTTGTCCTTAAATAAAACTGTGGCTGATAATTTCCAAAAAATGGTGTATGCCTTCCTCCTTCTTCTTTCTTCAATATATACACCTCCGCATTAAATTTCTTATGCGGGGTTATTGTCCCTGGTTTTGCCAATACTTGCCCTCTCTCCACTTCTTCTCTCTTTGTTCCTCTTAGTAGTATTCCTACATTGAGTCCTGCACTTCCCTTATCTAGCAACTTCTTAAACATCTCAACACCAGTACATATCGTCTTTTGCGTCGCTTTCAGACCTATTATCTCTATCTCATCCCCTGTCTTTATCTCCCCCTTCTCTATTCTTCCTGTTACTACCGTTCCTCGGCCCGATATTGAAAATACATCTTCTATTGGCAATAAAAACGGCAAATCTATAGGCCTTTCAGGTGCTACCACATACTCATCTAACTTCTCCATCAATTTATCTATTGATTTCTTTCCATACTCACTACTATCATCCTCTAATGCTTTTAACGCAGACCCAACTATCACAGGCACTTCATCACCTGGAAATTTATACTTACTCAGCAACTCTCTCACTTCCATTTCCACCAAATCTATCATATCAGCATCAGCAACATCAGCTTTATTTATATATACCACGATATATCCAACACCCACCTGTTTTGCCAGCAATATATGCTCTCTCGTTTGTGGCATCGGCCCATCAACCCCTGAGACTACCAATATCGCTGCATCCATCTGTGCTGCACCTACTATCATATTCTTTACATAATCAGCATGTCCAGGGCAATCAACGTGTGCATAGTGTCTCTTTTCTGTTTGATATTCAACATGCGCTGTTGCTATTGTTATACCTCTCTTTCTTTCTTCTGGCGCTTTATCTATTTGATCATATGCTACAAAATTACCATAATGCTTTGTTATCGCCGCTGTTAACGTTGTCTTCCCATGATCCACATGTCCTATCGTTCCCACGTTTACATGCGGCTTTCCAAATGCTTCTACTATCGCTGTCATAATTTTAACTCTTCTACCTAAAATACAAATACATCAATAAATAATATGTTGATTTTATATAAATACAACAAAAAAAGAGCGGGTAGTGGGAATCGAACCCACGTCACTAGCTTGGAAGGCTAGAGCTCTACCATTGAGCTATACCCGCACAATGGAGGAGGTAGGATTCGAACCTACGTACGCAATGCGGACAGATTTACAGTCTGTTACCTTTAACCACTCGGTCACTCCTCCACAAAAATCTGTTAAGAGAACACTACCTTAACTTAAGTTTTATTATTCCTAATATTAAACATCCAAATCCAAAAGATCAAGTAATAAAAGCTAATCTAACTGATTTCAGTTAGATTTTACTTTTATATAACAAAATATTGTCAATAAAACGCCCAAATAAGTAATGTGAATCATGTGTACCTGGCGCTTCTTCTGGATGATATTGAGTAGAAAAGACTGGGTAATCCTTCATCATTATCCCCTCTACACTATTATCAAATAGAGAAATATGAGTAACTTCAACGTTACTTGGAAGAGAAGCTGAATCAACAACAAAACCATGATTTTGGCTAGTTATCTCAACTTTTTTACTCTCCAGATCATAAACTGGATGATTACTCCCTCGATGACCAATATCCATCTTGACAGTCTTTGCTCCCAAAGTAACTGCAAG from Wolbachia endosymbiont (group B) of Parapoynx stratiotata harbors:
- the rplX gene encoding 50S ribosomal protein L24, translated to MSAKIKSGDDIIVLTGKDKRKIGKVIKVIIRDAKKKVVVSGVNVCKRHTKPRAGSGGGILNKELAIDVSNVAILDPKCKTPTKVGFKIIDGRKVRFAKVSGEVID
- the rplN gene encoding 50S ribosomal protein L14; the encoded protein is MIQKNTLLEVADNSGARAVLCIGLLGGRKSASVGDTIIISTKSINPKGKVEKGKVYKAVVVRVKNSVKKSDGSVIRFSSNAVVLINDQGEPLGTRVFGPVKKLLSGSFMKIMSLADEVL
- the rpsQ gene encoding 30S ribosomal protein S17; protein product: MPKKVFCGVVTNAESDKTVKVSVLQVYKDRLYKKVIKKYKKYTAHDENNSCKKGDRVLIKEHKPISVTKKWVVINS
- the rpmC gene encoding 50S ribosomal protein L29, coding for MDIVEIESKSSKELHEVLVSFRKEFVNLAFQKKLGQCNNFSRFSLIRKSIARSLTVLNRRKREGKNA
- the rplP gene encoding 50S ribosomal protein L16; this encodes MFVPKKSKYKKVFKGRIKGNAKGGSTLSFGDYGLKAMEVGKVQSKHIETARRVISRTLKRSGKVWIRIFPDTPVSKKPADVRMGKGKGSVEFWVFKAKPGRVLFEISSDVPMHLARLALEKATAKLPMKCKFISNHN
- the rpsC gene encoding 30S ribosomal protein S3 yields the protein MGQKVNPKVFRLRVNSNTWDSVWFATDDYKQKLHHDLFIRSYINESFKHAGISKVIVERKVNLVSVIIHSSKPGVIIGKKGLDVEKIKQKIAKKVESSVEVNVVGVKKSEIDAVLISRSITHQLEKRISCRRAMKKAIQNCLKMGAEGIKVSCSGRLGGAEIARTEWYKEGRLPLHTLRANIDYAFCEAKTICGIIGVKVWVYVGS
- the rplV gene encoding 50S ribosomal protein L22; protein product: MKNRDIIVEAGSRVLRSTPRKLNLVADLVRNKKVSFANVQLRFCEKKAASFIMKVLNSAIANAQNNYGLNIDNLYIKEILIGKSLTLRRVYPKAMGRANRMSKFYSNITIKLKEIV
- the rpsS gene encoding 30S ribosomal protein S19, with protein sequence MSRSVWKPPFLHSSVLRLVQRASKEGSINKVIKIHSRASVILPNCLGLKFAVYNGKDYIPVSVDNQNMIGHKFGEFSPTRKFTGHGGDKKATRR
- the rplB gene encoding 50S ribosomal protein L2 translates to MGMKFFNPVTPSSRGTILISKIGLSKDKPEKSLVFGKKSSGGRNNHGRITTRHRGGGHKKKYRVIDFKRNRSDQGIVEKIEYDPNRSGFLALISYKEDDIKSYILAPQGMKPGDVVTAGDDADILPGNCLLLKYIPVGSFVHNVELKPGGGAVIARAAGCCAQIVGRDGQYVLLRLRSGQVRLILSSCKATIGVVSNLDHKNRKLGKAGRSRWLGIRPAVRGVAMNPIDHPHGGGEGKTSGGRHPVTPWGVATKGKKTRKKNKSSDKYIKKLKG
- a CDS encoding 50S ribosomal protein L23, with the translated sequence MIKYNNIIKSPVITEKASLLREKFNKYSLYVFVNVNKRQIKSAIESLFNVRTSSINVIRVKPKCRRFRGVIGCKKQRKKVYFSLIDGQKLDIMSV
- the rplD gene encoding 50S ribosomal protein L4; translation: MECELVDLSNNNVGSVELNPLIFSAKQKLSILHDIVRWQLAKRRVGAHKTKGISNVSGTTAKPYGQKRTGRARQGSLRSPQFRGGGIIFGPVVRSHAYSLNKKLRKFGLKIALSLKYLNNQVIVLDSLNVDVKKTSKMCEYIKNFKFSSFLIVGDYGDDLLRAAKNLHYVDLIKPIGLNVFDILNHECVMLTKDTLKHLEGRLL
- the rplC gene encoding 50S ribosomal protein L3, whose protein sequence is MKRINLLRRLGLLMTNIGHTAIYSDNSRMAVTLLHLSETYIIDIKGQDECGYNSVILGTGDLKKIAKPQLEYLKKKGINSKCKLYESRLTDLFGIECGKKVGVNHFVVGQYLDITGYSLGKGFAGVMKRHNFSGLRASHGVSIAHRSQGSTGQCQDPGRVFKGKKMAGHLGNSRVTVQNMKILSIDYENSIIAVKGNNVPGFKNSYVFVRDAVKKPLHKDVPFPAGLLLNMSDDANNLVS
- the rpsJ gene encoding 30S ribosomal protein S10 yields the protein MKQDIYIKIKAFDCSLLEKCIREFIDQLKQFNADLSGPIALPRKDSKFIVNRSPHVDKKSREQFEMRISKRLIVLHDLTPTMMQVLTGLSFSAGVEVDLKVKKVKV
- the tuf gene encoding elongation factor Tu — translated: MTAIVEAFGKPHVNVGTIGHVDHGKTTLTAAITKHYGNFVAYDQIDKAPEERKRGITIATAHVEYQTEKRHYAHVDCPGHADYVKNMIVGAAQMDAAILVVSGVDGPMPQTREHILLAKQVGVGYIVVYINKADVADADMIDLVEMEVRELLSKYKFPGDEVPVIVGSALKALEDDSSEYGKKSIDKLMEKLDEYVVAPERPIDLPFLLPIEDVFSISGRGTVVTGRIEKGEIKTGDEIEIIGLKATQKTICTGVEMFKKLLDKGSAGLNVGILLRGTKREEVERGQVLAKPGTITPHKKFNAEVYILKKEEGGRHTPFFGNYQPQFYLRTTDVTGSIKLLDGKEMVMPGDNVSIEVELKVPIAMDKGLRFAIREGGRTVGSGVVSEILE